The Xyrauchen texanus isolate HMW12.3.18 chromosome 28, RBS_HiC_50CHRs, whole genome shotgun sequence genome has a segment encoding these proteins:
- the mthfd1a gene encoding C-1-tetrahydrofolate synthase, cytoplasmic isoform X1, whose amino-acid sequence MFTVTMLRRGAWRYWNSQRTIATIVSGNKTSQQVRERLKKEIAEMKNQFPGSRPGLVVLQVGDRDDSNLYISMKLKAAAEIGINANHIRLPKTATEDEVLRSIVAVNENPAVHGLIVQLPLDSINPIDTEKVTNAVAPEKDVDGLTSINAGKLSRGDLGSCFIPCTPNGCMELISQTGVTVSGKNAVVIGRSKIVGAPMHDLLLWNHATVTTCHSKTLDLAEQVGRADILVVGAGKAEMVKGEWVKEGAVVIDCGINYIPDSSKPSGKRVVGDVHYSSAKVRAGFITPVPGGVGPMTVAMLMKNTVESAKRFLQTYRPGKWNIVYTKKKPQRPQPSDVEISRLCLSKPIGQLAREVGLFSDEVEPYGRNKAKIRLDVLNRMKKQPDGKYVVVTGITSTPVGEGKRTTALGLAQALGAHLNINTFACVQDPSPGSRFGVKGVAVGGGYSQIIPLEEVSLQPSGHNEVISTASRLVMDTIKAHAHFETRLSEKALFELLVPLRVGQRSVSPAQFNRLKKLGIEKSDPLTLTKNEIRRFVQLDIDHATTTDCGSLENEIMAVLSLSSSEEDMQQRLTKIIVATNKSGDPVTTEDLNVSGALAMLLKDALQPILMQTVEGTPVFVHTSPLADIAHGSPSILADRMALKMVGPDGYVVTESGGGADIGLEKFFNIKCCYSDLQPDVVVMVTTVRTLKMHGGGPTVQTGLPLPNVYSQENLKHLERGCYYLKKQVENAQAFGLPVIVAVNKFSSDTSAELQLVCSQARQAGAFDAVQCTNWSEGGAGALALAEAVQSAVQIPDLFRFLYDPQIPVVDKLRIVAKRMYGAKDIELSPKAKEKLALYTKQGFGNLPVCIAKTHLNNDPMLKGMPTDFFLPITDIKANAGAGFLCCFTTNTEMEDPMWPCFHDNNLYSDK is encoded by the exons ATGTTCACTGTCACAATGCTTCGGCGAGGAGCTTGGAGATACTGGAACAGTCAGCGCACCATAGCAACCATTGTTTCTGGCAATAAGACATCACA ACAGGTGAGGGAACGACTGAAGAAGGAGATAGCAGAGATGAAGAATCAGTTCCCAGGATCTAGGCCAGGTCTGGTTGTGCTGCAG GTCGGGGACAGAGATGACTCAAACCTCTACATCAGCATGAAGCTCAAGGCAGCGGCTGAG ATTGGAATCAATGCAAACCACATTAGGCTTCCCAAGACAGCCACTGAAGATGAA GTTCTAAGAAGCATAGTTGCAGTCAATGAGAATCCTGCAGTCCATGGTCTTATTGTACAACTGCCCCTCGACTCCATCAACCCAATAGACACAGAAAAAGTGACCAATGCCGTGGCCCCAGAGAAAGATGTTGATGG CCTGACCAGTATCAATGCAGGCAAGCTGTCTCGTGGAGACCTGGGGAGCTGTTTCATCCCATGCACTCCTAACGGCTGTATGGAACTCATCAGTCAGACCG GTGTGACTGTGTCTGGGAAGAATGCTGTTGTGATCGGCCGCAGTAAGATAGTTGGGGCTCCAATGCATGATCTGCTCTTATGGAACCATGCCACAGTAACCACCTGTCACTCAAAGACACTTGACCTTGCTGAACAG gTGGGCAGAGCAGACATCTTGGTTGTGGGTGCTGGCAAAGCTGAGATGGTGAAGGGAGAGTGGGTGAAGGAGGGGGCGGTGGTCATAGACTGTGGCATCAATTACATACCAG ATAGCAGTAAACCCAGTGGGAAACGTGTAGTGGGAGACGTGCACTACTCTTCGGCTAAAGTGCGAGCTGGATTCATCACCCCAGTGCCTGGTGGAGTAGGACCCATGACTGTAGCCATGTTGATGAAG AATACAGTTGAAAGTGCAAAGCGGTTTCTGCAGACATACAGACCAGGGAAGTGGAACATAGTCTACACAAAGAAGAAACCACAAAGGCCTCAGCCAAG TGATGTTGAAATCTCACGTTTATGCTTGAGCAAACCAATCGGTCAGCTTGCAAGAGAGGTGGGCTTGTTTTCTGATGAAGTGGAGCCATATGGCAGGAACAAAGCTAAGATACGACTGGACGTCCTCAATCGAATGAAGAAACAGCCTGATGGGAAATATGTGGTTGTCACTGG AATTACTTCTACTCCAGTGGGCGAGGGAAAACGCACCACTGCTCTTGGTTTGGCTCAGGCCTTAGGGGCCCACCTGAATATAAACACTTTTGCTTGTGTGCAAGATCCTTCTCCAGGATCCCGTTTTGGTGTCAAGG GGGTTGCTGTTGGAGGTGGATACTCGCAAATTATTCCTTTGGAGGAG GTCAGTCTTCAGCCTTCAGGCCACAATGAGGTAATCTCTACTGCCAGTAGACTGGTGATGGACACCATTAAAGCACATGCTCACTTTGAGACCAGGCTCTCTGAAAAG GCTTTGTTTGAATTATTGGTTCCACTAAGAGTGGGTCAAAGGTCTGTCTCCCCAGCTCAGTTCAACCGACTAAAG AAACTGGGCATTGAGAAATCTGACCCCTTGACCTTAACAAAGAATGAGATAAGACGCTTTGTTCAACTGGACATTGACCATGCCACCACAACA GATTGTGGCTCTTTGGAAAATGAGATCATGGCTGTACTGTCACTAAGCAGCAGTGAGGAGGATATGCAGCAGAGGCTGACCAAGATAATAGTGGCTACAAACAAATCTGGAGATCCTGTTACCACAGAGGAtttg AATGTCAGTGGTGCATTGGCCATGCTATTGAAAGATGCACTACAACCCATCTTAATGCAGACTGTAGAG GGTACACCAGTGTTTGTTCACACCAGCCCATTAGCAGACATTGCCCATGGCAGTCCCTCCATCCTGGCAGACAGAATGGCTTTAAAAATGGTTGGACCTGATGGATATGTAG TCACTGAGTCTGGTGGTGGGGCTGACATTGGCTTGGAGAAATTCTTCAACATTAAATGCTGCTATTCAGACCTGCAGCCAGATGTTGTAGTGATGGTGACCACTGTTCGTACCTTGAAGATGCATGGTggtggccccaca GTCCAAACAGGCTTGCCCCTTCCAAATGTGTATTCACAGGAG AACCTCAAGCATTTAGAGAGAGGCTGTTATTACTTAAAGAAACAGGTGGAGAATGCACAAGCATTTGGCTTGCCTGTTATAGTTGCTGTCAACAAATTCAG CTCTGATACCAGTGCTGAACTGCAGCTGGTGTGTAGCCAAGCGAGGCAGGCTGGTGCCTTTGATGCAGTGCAGTGCACTAACTGGTCTGAGGGGGGCGCTGGAGCGCTGGCTCTGGCCGAGGCTGTTCAGAGTGCTGTGCAAATACCCGACCTGTTCAGATTCCTTTATGACCCACAG ATTCCAGTTGTCGATAAGTTAAGGATCGTGGCAAAAAGGATGTACGGTGCGAAGGACATAGAGCTCTCACCAAAAGCCAAGGAGAAGCTTGCACTTTACACAAAACAG GGCTTTGGGAATTTGCCGGTCTGCATAGCCAAGACACACTTGAATAATGACCCCATGCTGAAGGGGATGCCCACTGACTTCTTCCTGCCCATTACAGATATCAAGGCCAATGCTGGAGCTGGATTCCTCTGCTGTTTTACT ACAAATACAGAAATGGAAGATCCCATGTGGCCCTGTTTCCATGACAACAACCTTTACAGTGACAAGTAG
- the mthfd1a gene encoding C-1-tetrahydrofolate synthase, cytoplasmic isoform X3: MKLKAAAEIGINANHIRLPKTATEDEVLRSIVAVNENPAVHGLIVQLPLDSINPIDTEKVTNAVAPEKDVDGLTSINAGKLSRGDLGSCFIPCTPNGCMELISQTGVTVSGKNAVVIGRSKIVGAPMHDLLLWNHATVTTCHSKTLDLAEQVGRADILVVGAGKAEMVKGEWVKEGAVVIDCGINYIPDSSKPSGKRVVGDVHYSSAKVRAGFITPVPGGVGPMTVAMLMKNTVESAKRFLQTYRPGKWNIVYTKKKPQRPQPSDVEISRLCLSKPIGQLAREVGLFSDEVEPYGRNKAKIRLDVLNRMKKQPDGKYVVVTGITSTPVGEGKRTTALGLAQALGAHLNINTFACVQDPSPGSRFGVKGVAVGGGYSQIIPLEEVSLQPSGHNEVISTASRLVMDTIKAHAHFETRLSEKALFELLVPLRVGQRSVSPAQFNRLKKLGIEKSDPLTLTKNEIRRFVQLDIDHATTTDCGSLENEIMAVLSLSSSEEDMQQRLTKIIVATNKSGDPVTTEDLNVSGALAMLLKDALQPILMQTVEGTPVFVHTSPLADIAHGSPSILADRMALKMVGPDGYVVTESGGGADIGLEKFFNIKCCYSDLQPDVVVMVTTVRTLKMHGGGPTVQTGLPLPNVYSQENLKHLERGCYYLKKQVENAQAFGLPVIVAVNKFSSDTSAELQLVCSQARQAGAFDAVQCTNWSEGGAGALALAEAVQSAVQIPDLFRFLYDPQIPVVDKLRIVAKRMYGAKDIELSPKAKEKLALYTKQGFGNLPVCIAKTHLNNDPMLKGMPTDFFLPITDIKANAGAGFLCCFTTNTEMEDPMWPCFHDNNLYSDK; the protein is encoded by the exons ATGAAGCTCAAGGCAGCGGCTGAG ATTGGAATCAATGCAAACCACATTAGGCTTCCCAAGACAGCCACTGAAGATGAA GTTCTAAGAAGCATAGTTGCAGTCAATGAGAATCCTGCAGTCCATGGTCTTATTGTACAACTGCCCCTCGACTCCATCAACCCAATAGACACAGAAAAAGTGACCAATGCCGTGGCCCCAGAGAAAGATGTTGATGG CCTGACCAGTATCAATGCAGGCAAGCTGTCTCGTGGAGACCTGGGGAGCTGTTTCATCCCATGCACTCCTAACGGCTGTATGGAACTCATCAGTCAGACCG GTGTGACTGTGTCTGGGAAGAATGCTGTTGTGATCGGCCGCAGTAAGATAGTTGGGGCTCCAATGCATGATCTGCTCTTATGGAACCATGCCACAGTAACCACCTGTCACTCAAAGACACTTGACCTTGCTGAACAG gTGGGCAGAGCAGACATCTTGGTTGTGGGTGCTGGCAAAGCTGAGATGGTGAAGGGAGAGTGGGTGAAGGAGGGGGCGGTGGTCATAGACTGTGGCATCAATTACATACCAG ATAGCAGTAAACCCAGTGGGAAACGTGTAGTGGGAGACGTGCACTACTCTTCGGCTAAAGTGCGAGCTGGATTCATCACCCCAGTGCCTGGTGGAGTAGGACCCATGACTGTAGCCATGTTGATGAAG AATACAGTTGAAAGTGCAAAGCGGTTTCTGCAGACATACAGACCAGGGAAGTGGAACATAGTCTACACAAAGAAGAAACCACAAAGGCCTCAGCCAAG TGATGTTGAAATCTCACGTTTATGCTTGAGCAAACCAATCGGTCAGCTTGCAAGAGAGGTGGGCTTGTTTTCTGATGAAGTGGAGCCATATGGCAGGAACAAAGCTAAGATACGACTGGACGTCCTCAATCGAATGAAGAAACAGCCTGATGGGAAATATGTGGTTGTCACTGG AATTACTTCTACTCCAGTGGGCGAGGGAAAACGCACCACTGCTCTTGGTTTGGCTCAGGCCTTAGGGGCCCACCTGAATATAAACACTTTTGCTTGTGTGCAAGATCCTTCTCCAGGATCCCGTTTTGGTGTCAAGG GGGTTGCTGTTGGAGGTGGATACTCGCAAATTATTCCTTTGGAGGAG GTCAGTCTTCAGCCTTCAGGCCACAATGAGGTAATCTCTACTGCCAGTAGACTGGTGATGGACACCATTAAAGCACATGCTCACTTTGAGACCAGGCTCTCTGAAAAG GCTTTGTTTGAATTATTGGTTCCACTAAGAGTGGGTCAAAGGTCTGTCTCCCCAGCTCAGTTCAACCGACTAAAG AAACTGGGCATTGAGAAATCTGACCCCTTGACCTTAACAAAGAATGAGATAAGACGCTTTGTTCAACTGGACATTGACCATGCCACCACAACA GATTGTGGCTCTTTGGAAAATGAGATCATGGCTGTACTGTCACTAAGCAGCAGTGAGGAGGATATGCAGCAGAGGCTGACCAAGATAATAGTGGCTACAAACAAATCTGGAGATCCTGTTACCACAGAGGAtttg AATGTCAGTGGTGCATTGGCCATGCTATTGAAAGATGCACTACAACCCATCTTAATGCAGACTGTAGAG GGTACACCAGTGTTTGTTCACACCAGCCCATTAGCAGACATTGCCCATGGCAGTCCCTCCATCCTGGCAGACAGAATGGCTTTAAAAATGGTTGGACCTGATGGATATGTAG TCACTGAGTCTGGTGGTGGGGCTGACATTGGCTTGGAGAAATTCTTCAACATTAAATGCTGCTATTCAGACCTGCAGCCAGATGTTGTAGTGATGGTGACCACTGTTCGTACCTTGAAGATGCATGGTggtggccccaca GTCCAAACAGGCTTGCCCCTTCCAAATGTGTATTCACAGGAG AACCTCAAGCATTTAGAGAGAGGCTGTTATTACTTAAAGAAACAGGTGGAGAATGCACAAGCATTTGGCTTGCCTGTTATAGTTGCTGTCAACAAATTCAG CTCTGATACCAGTGCTGAACTGCAGCTGGTGTGTAGCCAAGCGAGGCAGGCTGGTGCCTTTGATGCAGTGCAGTGCACTAACTGGTCTGAGGGGGGCGCTGGAGCGCTGGCTCTGGCCGAGGCTGTTCAGAGTGCTGTGCAAATACCCGACCTGTTCAGATTCCTTTATGACCCACAG ATTCCAGTTGTCGATAAGTTAAGGATCGTGGCAAAAAGGATGTACGGTGCGAAGGACATAGAGCTCTCACCAAAAGCCAAGGAGAAGCTTGCACTTTACACAAAACAG GGCTTTGGGAATTTGCCGGTCTGCATAGCCAAGACACACTTGAATAATGACCCCATGCTGAAGGGGATGCCCACTGACTTCTTCCTGCCCATTACAGATATCAAGGCCAATGCTGGAGCTGGATTCCTCTGCTGTTTTACT ACAAATACAGAAATGGAAGATCCCATGTGGCCCTGTTTCCATGACAACAACCTTTACAGTGACAAGTAG
- the si:dkey-1h6.8 gene encoding uncharacterized protein si:dkey-1h6.8 isoform X1: MSTEENEFPDCQERVGLKRKLTGPPRLLLGKSKSREKSDRNSQRRQRRGICFDDTPENNDLQQQDNNDKDDELSHITHHSPQEASEGKEMQRDAQGETLGIVITLEKNEGKEENVENKPGMTRSTSKTTIKRTFSSLLRCGVRKSKKSHISHAEDRVENKIVSPQETKKNSQARKKAQDNICSSMHNNKLCERNSKEANRKGKRKVFFTVWPVSKRSSVTSNVNLESGCEEQVDNMVFQEITAPKVLPFKKLYRIFPRRKKAQPPVNQFECSAPKTSQYKEVCDQLNQLSIDVMDISITHNEVCQKEQQVIKESAAETFTFSAEVSINTNVESSNINDKLEICPDPDESKIVLSTMNEEQHHLLESTTEVSQTCGLLDCSNGKFDSELPGTSSCIAGNDMLTLNNTDQEKPIENYMKCRPMITIERACSSEEENLEANVNEALQFDVLSRGLTMNGSSQHLQINSITNNPLHISDLSGYSEIGHSQHNETLLIQTAVSMVQTAIHGALEQLAIEQQHNQISLDHG; encoded by the coding sequence ATGTCAACAGAAGAAAATGAATTTCCAGACTGCCAGGAGAGGGTAGGTTTGAAGAGAAAACTGACGGGTCCACCAAGACTTCTGCTGGGAAAGTCCAAATCGAGGGAGAAATCAGACAGGAACTCTCAGAGAAGGCAAAGACGAGGTATTTGTTTTGATGACACACCAGAGAATAATGATCTACAGCAACAAGACAATAATGACAAAGATGATGAATTGTCACATATTACCCACCACAGTCCTCAAGAAGCCTCAGAGGGAAAGGAAATGCAGCGAGATGCTCAAGGAGAGACCTTAGGAATTGTTATCACATTGGAGAAGAATGAAGGCAAAgaagaaaatgtggaaaataaacCTGGAATGACTAGGAGCACTTCGAAAACAACCATTAAAAGGACATTTTCCTCACTCCTCAGATGTGGTGTCAGAAAGAGTAAAAAATCTCACATTAGTCATGCCGAGGACAGAGTAGAGAACAAGATTGTGAGTCCacaagaaacaaagaaaaacagcCAAGCCAGAAAAAAAGCTCAAGACAACATTTGTAGCTCCATGCACAACAATAAATTATGTGAAAGAAACAGTAAGGAAGCTAATAGAAAAGGTAAAAGGAAGGTTTTCTTCACAGTGTGGCCTGTTTCTAAGAGATCTTCTGTCACATCCAATGTCAATCTGGAAAGTGGGTGTGAAGAGCAAGTTGATAACATGGTTTTTCAGGAGATAACAGCACCAAAAGTTCTGCCATTTAAAAAGCTCTACCGTATATTCCCAAGAAGGAAGAAAGCACAGCCTCCTGTTAATCAGTTTGAGTGTAGTGCTCCTAAGACATCACAATATAAAGAAgtatgtgatcagttgaatcaaTTAAGTATTGATGTTATGGACATTTCCATTACTCATAATGAAGTGTGCCAAAAAGAACAACAAGTAATCAAGGAAAGTGCCGCAGAGACGTTTACATTCAGTGCAGAGGTGAGCATTAACACAAATGTTGAGTCATCCAACATCAATGACAAGCTAGAAATCTGTCCTGACCCAGATGAGAGCAAGATTGTCCTCTCAACCATGAATGAAGAACAACACCATCTGTTAGAGTCAACAACTGAGGTTTCACAAACTTGTGGTCTTTTGGATTGCAGTAATGGTAAATTTGACTCTGAATTGCCTGGCACATCATCATGTATTGCTGGTAATGATATGCTAACCTTAAATAATACAGACCAAGAGAAGCctattgaaaattatatgaaatgcaGACCAATGATTACTATAGAGCGGGCATGCTCATCAGAGGAAGAGAACCTGGAAGCCAATGTGAATGAGGCACTGCAGTTTGATGTTCTCTCAAGGGGTCTTACAATGAATGGATCCTCGCAACATCTGCAAATAAACAGTATAACAAACAACCCATTACATATTTCTGACCTAAGTGGTTACTCTGAAATAGGCCATAGCCAACATAATGAGACCTTGCTGATTCAGACAGCAGTTTCAATGGTTCAAACAGCTATCCATGGTGCTCTGGAACAGCTTGCAATAGAACAGCAGCATAATCAGATAAGTTTGGACCATGGATAA
- the mthfd1a gene encoding C-1-tetrahydrofolate synthase, cytoplasmic isoform X2 codes for MPCVNKCNSVQHVCGKKVGDRDDSNLYISMKLKAAAEIGINANHIRLPKTATEDEVLRSIVAVNENPAVHGLIVQLPLDSINPIDTEKVTNAVAPEKDVDGLTSINAGKLSRGDLGSCFIPCTPNGCMELISQTGVTVSGKNAVVIGRSKIVGAPMHDLLLWNHATVTTCHSKTLDLAEQVGRADILVVGAGKAEMVKGEWVKEGAVVIDCGINYIPDSSKPSGKRVVGDVHYSSAKVRAGFITPVPGGVGPMTVAMLMKNTVESAKRFLQTYRPGKWNIVYTKKKPQRPQPSDVEISRLCLSKPIGQLAREVGLFSDEVEPYGRNKAKIRLDVLNRMKKQPDGKYVVVTGITSTPVGEGKRTTALGLAQALGAHLNINTFACVQDPSPGSRFGVKGVAVGGGYSQIIPLEEVSLQPSGHNEVISTASRLVMDTIKAHAHFETRLSEKALFELLVPLRVGQRSVSPAQFNRLKKLGIEKSDPLTLTKNEIRRFVQLDIDHATTTDCGSLENEIMAVLSLSSSEEDMQQRLTKIIVATNKSGDPVTTEDLNVSGALAMLLKDALQPILMQTVEGTPVFVHTSPLADIAHGSPSILADRMALKMVGPDGYVVTESGGGADIGLEKFFNIKCCYSDLQPDVVVMVTTVRTLKMHGGGPTVQTGLPLPNVYSQENLKHLERGCYYLKKQVENAQAFGLPVIVAVNKFSSDTSAELQLVCSQARQAGAFDAVQCTNWSEGGAGALALAEAVQSAVQIPDLFRFLYDPQIPVVDKLRIVAKRMYGAKDIELSPKAKEKLALYTKQGFGNLPVCIAKTHLNNDPMLKGMPTDFFLPITDIKANAGAGFLCCFTTNTEMEDPMWPCFHDNNLYSDK; via the exons ATGCCATGTGTTAATAAATGCAATAGTGTGCAACATGTTTGTGGAAAAAAG GTCGGGGACAGAGATGACTCAAACCTCTACATCAGCATGAAGCTCAAGGCAGCGGCTGAG ATTGGAATCAATGCAAACCACATTAGGCTTCCCAAGACAGCCACTGAAGATGAA GTTCTAAGAAGCATAGTTGCAGTCAATGAGAATCCTGCAGTCCATGGTCTTATTGTACAACTGCCCCTCGACTCCATCAACCCAATAGACACAGAAAAAGTGACCAATGCCGTGGCCCCAGAGAAAGATGTTGATGG CCTGACCAGTATCAATGCAGGCAAGCTGTCTCGTGGAGACCTGGGGAGCTGTTTCATCCCATGCACTCCTAACGGCTGTATGGAACTCATCAGTCAGACCG GTGTGACTGTGTCTGGGAAGAATGCTGTTGTGATCGGCCGCAGTAAGATAGTTGGGGCTCCAATGCATGATCTGCTCTTATGGAACCATGCCACAGTAACCACCTGTCACTCAAAGACACTTGACCTTGCTGAACAG gTGGGCAGAGCAGACATCTTGGTTGTGGGTGCTGGCAAAGCTGAGATGGTGAAGGGAGAGTGGGTGAAGGAGGGGGCGGTGGTCATAGACTGTGGCATCAATTACATACCAG ATAGCAGTAAACCCAGTGGGAAACGTGTAGTGGGAGACGTGCACTACTCTTCGGCTAAAGTGCGAGCTGGATTCATCACCCCAGTGCCTGGTGGAGTAGGACCCATGACTGTAGCCATGTTGATGAAG AATACAGTTGAAAGTGCAAAGCGGTTTCTGCAGACATACAGACCAGGGAAGTGGAACATAGTCTACACAAAGAAGAAACCACAAAGGCCTCAGCCAAG TGATGTTGAAATCTCACGTTTATGCTTGAGCAAACCAATCGGTCAGCTTGCAAGAGAGGTGGGCTTGTTTTCTGATGAAGTGGAGCCATATGGCAGGAACAAAGCTAAGATACGACTGGACGTCCTCAATCGAATGAAGAAACAGCCTGATGGGAAATATGTGGTTGTCACTGG AATTACTTCTACTCCAGTGGGCGAGGGAAAACGCACCACTGCTCTTGGTTTGGCTCAGGCCTTAGGGGCCCACCTGAATATAAACACTTTTGCTTGTGTGCAAGATCCTTCTCCAGGATCCCGTTTTGGTGTCAAGG GGGTTGCTGTTGGAGGTGGATACTCGCAAATTATTCCTTTGGAGGAG GTCAGTCTTCAGCCTTCAGGCCACAATGAGGTAATCTCTACTGCCAGTAGACTGGTGATGGACACCATTAAAGCACATGCTCACTTTGAGACCAGGCTCTCTGAAAAG GCTTTGTTTGAATTATTGGTTCCACTAAGAGTGGGTCAAAGGTCTGTCTCCCCAGCTCAGTTCAACCGACTAAAG AAACTGGGCATTGAGAAATCTGACCCCTTGACCTTAACAAAGAATGAGATAAGACGCTTTGTTCAACTGGACATTGACCATGCCACCACAACA GATTGTGGCTCTTTGGAAAATGAGATCATGGCTGTACTGTCACTAAGCAGCAGTGAGGAGGATATGCAGCAGAGGCTGACCAAGATAATAGTGGCTACAAACAAATCTGGAGATCCTGTTACCACAGAGGAtttg AATGTCAGTGGTGCATTGGCCATGCTATTGAAAGATGCACTACAACCCATCTTAATGCAGACTGTAGAG GGTACACCAGTGTTTGTTCACACCAGCCCATTAGCAGACATTGCCCATGGCAGTCCCTCCATCCTGGCAGACAGAATGGCTTTAAAAATGGTTGGACCTGATGGATATGTAG TCACTGAGTCTGGTGGTGGGGCTGACATTGGCTTGGAGAAATTCTTCAACATTAAATGCTGCTATTCAGACCTGCAGCCAGATGTTGTAGTGATGGTGACCACTGTTCGTACCTTGAAGATGCATGGTggtggccccaca GTCCAAACAGGCTTGCCCCTTCCAAATGTGTATTCACAGGAG AACCTCAAGCATTTAGAGAGAGGCTGTTATTACTTAAAGAAACAGGTGGAGAATGCACAAGCATTTGGCTTGCCTGTTATAGTTGCTGTCAACAAATTCAG CTCTGATACCAGTGCTGAACTGCAGCTGGTGTGTAGCCAAGCGAGGCAGGCTGGTGCCTTTGATGCAGTGCAGTGCACTAACTGGTCTGAGGGGGGCGCTGGAGCGCTGGCTCTGGCCGAGGCTGTTCAGAGTGCTGTGCAAATACCCGACCTGTTCAGATTCCTTTATGACCCACAG ATTCCAGTTGTCGATAAGTTAAGGATCGTGGCAAAAAGGATGTACGGTGCGAAGGACATAGAGCTCTCACCAAAAGCCAAGGAGAAGCTTGCACTTTACACAAAACAG GGCTTTGGGAATTTGCCGGTCTGCATAGCCAAGACACACTTGAATAATGACCCCATGCTGAAGGGGATGCCCACTGACTTCTTCCTGCCCATTACAGATATCAAGGCCAATGCTGGAGCTGGATTCCTCTGCTGTTTTACT ACAAATACAGAAATGGAAGATCCCATGTGGCCCTGTTTCCATGACAACAACCTTTACAGTGACAAGTAG
- the si:dkey-1h6.8 gene encoding uncharacterized protein si:dkey-1h6.8 isoform X2 yields MQRDAQGETLGIVITLEKNEGKEENVENKPGMTRSTSKTTIKRTFSSLLRCGVRKSKKSHISHAEDRVENKIVSPQETKKNSQARKKAQDNICSSMHNNKLCERNSKEANRKGKRKVFFTVWPVSKRSSVTSNVNLESGCEEQVDNMVFQEITAPKVLPFKKLYRIFPRRKKAQPPVNQFECSAPKTSQYKEVCDQLNQLSIDVMDISITHNEVCQKEQQVIKESAAETFTFSAEVSINTNVESSNINDKLEICPDPDESKIVLSTMNEEQHHLLESTTEVSQTCGLLDCSNGKFDSELPGTSSCIAGNDMLTLNNTDQEKPIENYMKCRPMITIERACSSEEENLEANVNEALQFDVLSRGLTMNGSSQHLQINSITNNPLHISDLSGYSEIGHSQHNETLLIQTAVSMVQTAIHGALEQLAIEQQHNQISLDHG; encoded by the coding sequence ATGCAGCGAGATGCTCAAGGAGAGACCTTAGGAATTGTTATCACATTGGAGAAGAATGAAGGCAAAgaagaaaatgtggaaaataaacCTGGAATGACTAGGAGCACTTCGAAAACAACCATTAAAAGGACATTTTCCTCACTCCTCAGATGTGGTGTCAGAAAGAGTAAAAAATCTCACATTAGTCATGCCGAGGACAGAGTAGAGAACAAGATTGTGAGTCCacaagaaacaaagaaaaacagcCAAGCCAGAAAAAAAGCTCAAGACAACATTTGTAGCTCCATGCACAACAATAAATTATGTGAAAGAAACAGTAAGGAAGCTAATAGAAAAGGTAAAAGGAAGGTTTTCTTCACAGTGTGGCCTGTTTCTAAGAGATCTTCTGTCACATCCAATGTCAATCTGGAAAGTGGGTGTGAAGAGCAAGTTGATAACATGGTTTTTCAGGAGATAACAGCACCAAAAGTTCTGCCATTTAAAAAGCTCTACCGTATATTCCCAAGAAGGAAGAAAGCACAGCCTCCTGTTAATCAGTTTGAGTGTAGTGCTCCTAAGACATCACAATATAAAGAAgtatgtgatcagttgaatcaaTTAAGTATTGATGTTATGGACATTTCCATTACTCATAATGAAGTGTGCCAAAAAGAACAACAAGTAATCAAGGAAAGTGCCGCAGAGACGTTTACATTCAGTGCAGAGGTGAGCATTAACACAAATGTTGAGTCATCCAACATCAATGACAAGCTAGAAATCTGTCCTGACCCAGATGAGAGCAAGATTGTCCTCTCAACCATGAATGAAGAACAACACCATCTGTTAGAGTCAACAACTGAGGTTTCACAAACTTGTGGTCTTTTGGATTGCAGTAATGGTAAATTTGACTCTGAATTGCCTGGCACATCATCATGTATTGCTGGTAATGATATGCTAACCTTAAATAATACAGACCAAGAGAAGCctattgaaaattatatgaaatgcaGACCAATGATTACTATAGAGCGGGCATGCTCATCAGAGGAAGAGAACCTGGAAGCCAATGTGAATGAGGCACTGCAGTTTGATGTTCTCTCAAGGGGTCTTACAATGAATGGATCCTCGCAACATCTGCAAATAAACAGTATAACAAACAACCCATTACATATTTCTGACCTAAGTGGTTACTCTGAAATAGGCCATAGCCAACATAATGAGACCTTGCTGATTCAGACAGCAGTTTCAATGGTTCAAACAGCTATCCATGGTGCTCTGGAACAGCTTGCAATAGAACAGCAGCATAATCAGATAAGTTTGGACCATGGATAA